A window from Triticum aestivum cultivar Chinese Spring chromosome 6D, IWGSC CS RefSeq v2.1, whole genome shotgun sequence encodes these proteins:
- the LOC123142199 gene encoding uncharacterized protein: protein MAKHHAGAVSTPRPRSSSGAKAAASIPAANRSSVGSSSSAPPARDLASLAKEAGKLLAYDYDDAASAAQQQPDPALPEDLAVADLPDPDDDAASSTTVVPDPPCDAVPAPARSALAQVAPPADATAAEGPTILTEMELVLAELRGARGLSARSRCLLTVLAEAAADELDPLRTRRAAFWRKLRVGVLAATVFSVAAIDVALAAALMGGPGGSGRHALPPT, encoded by the exons ATGGCCAAGCATCACGCCGGCGCCGTCAGCACCCCGCGCCCCCGCTCCTCCTCCGGCGCCAAGGCCGCCGCCAGCATCCCCGCCGCCAACCGCAGCTCCGTCGGCTCCTCCTCGTCCGCGCCCCCCGCCCGCGACCTCGCCTCCCTCGCCAAG GAGGCCGGCAAGCTCCTCGCCTACGACTACGacgacgccgcctccgccgcgcagCAGCAGCCGGACCCCGCGCTGCCCGAggacctcgccgtcgccgaccTCCCCGACCCCGACGAcgacgccgcctcctccaccaccgtcGTCCCCGACCCTCCCTGCGACGCGGTCCCCGCCCCCGCCCGCTCCGCCCTCGCCCAG GTCGCACCGcccgccgacgccaccgccgccgaggGCCCCACCATCCTCACGGAGATGGAGCTGGTCCTGGCGGAGCTGCGGGGTGCCCGGGGCCTGAGCGCGCGCTCGAGGTGCCTCCTGACCGTGCTCGCcgaggccgccgccgacgagctcgacCCCCTCCGCACGCGCCGCGCGGCCTTCTGGAGGAAGCTGCGCGTCGGGGTCCTCGCCGCGACGGTCTTCTCCGTGGCCGCCATCGACGTCGCCCTCGCCGCTGCGCTGATGGGCGGCCCCGGCGGCAGCGGCCGCCACGCGCTGCCCCCCACCTGA